AGGCGGTCTCGAAGCCGTCCATGCCGGGCATCCGCACGTCGAGCAGGATCACCGCGTACTCGGCTTGCAGCAGCAACCGCAGCGCCTCGCGGCCCGAGGAGGCGAGGACGACGTTCTGCCCCAGTGGCTCCAGCGCGGAGGCCAGGGCGAGGCGCTTGGCGTCCTGGTCGTCCACGATCAGGATGTTGGCGGGGGGCGGCGGCTCTAGGGGCGAGGTCATGCGGTTCTCCGGTACAGTTTCTCACTCAGGTTGAGCGTTGCAAAGCGCCAGGCGTGCGGGCTGAACTCCAGCGACTCGTGGCGGCCCAGCCCCAGCACCCCGAAGGGCGCCAGGCTCCCGACGAGCAGCCCCTGCACCTGCTCCTGAAGAGGACGGTTGAAGTAGATCAGCACGTTGCGGCACAGGATGAGGTGAAACTCGTTGAAAGACCCGTCGGTCACGAGGTTGTGCTGCCCCCAGATGATGTTCTGCCGCAGCGAGGCGTCCACCCGGCCGTGACCGTACTGCTGGGTGAAGTAGGCCCCGAAGTCGCCCGTGCCGCCCGACAGCGCGTAATTCCGGGCATAGGCGGCCAGCTTCTCCTGCGGGTAGATGCCGTTGCGGGCGACGACCAGGGCGGCGGCGCTCATGTCGGTCGCGTAGAGCCTGGACCGGCCCAGCAGCCCCGCCTCCGACAGCAGGATCGCCAGGGAGTACACCTCCTCGCCGGTCGCGCAGCCCGCGTGCCAGACCCGGATGAAGGGGTGGGTCCGCAGCAGG
Above is a genomic segment from Deinococcus aerius containing:
- a CDS encoding CheR family methyltransferase: MEATRGESLEDIEIALLLEGVYRHYGHDFRGYAAATVRRRVLHCLHTEGLPTVSALQGRVLHDPRAMTRLLEALSINVTGMFRDPGFYRALREQVLPLLRTHPFIRVWHAGCATGEEVYSLAILLSEAGLLGRSRLYATDMSAAALVVARNGIYPQEKLAAYARNYALSGGTGDFGAYFTQQYGHGRVDASLRQNIIWGQHNLVTDGSFNEFHLILCRNVLIYFNRPLQEQVQGLLVGSLAPFGVLGLGRHESLEFSPHAWRFATLNLSEKLYRRTA